A single Cannabis sativa cultivar Pink pepper isolate KNU-18-1 chromosome 7, ASM2916894v1, whole genome shotgun sequence DNA region contains:
- the LOC115697793 gene encoding probable arabinosyltransferase ARAD1, which produces MSARLKPTTSREPRLPPLRVHVSRDPNETLVLFRNITMARKASLAKNALATAAVLFAIYVIFNIFHGPTATSKLGSALPLGTGESYSISLNSMKNLQNSAGNPVRIYLYDLPTRFTYGVIQHHSLARGGKPVDDLTKLNYPGHQHMAEWHLFKDLLRPNSERTGSAVVRVSDPDDAELFYVPFFSSLSLNVNPSRPAAEPGLDPVRPAYNDEETQEALVEWLEAQEYWKRNDGRDHVIIASDPNALYRVIDSVKKSVLLVSDFGRLRRDQGSLVKDVILPYSHRVNIYQGDIGVENRNTLLFFMGARYRKEGGKVRDLLFQILGNEDDVTIKHGVQSRESRRAASHGMHSSKFCLNPAGDTPSACRLFDSIVSLCVPVIISDEIELPFEDVIDYRKIAIFVETTVALKPGFLVSMLRTITTERILEYQKELKEVKHYFDYGSGTVNEIWRQVAQKVPLIKLMINRDKRFVKRNLTEPDCSCLCSNQTGILTSY; this is translated from the exons ATGAGTGCTCGACTCAAACCCACAACCAGCCGAGAGCCCAGACTCCCTCCGCTTCGTGTCCATGTCTCTCGGGACCCCAACGAAACCCTAGTCCTTTTCCGAAATATCACAATGGCGAGGAAAGCCTCTCTAGCCAAGAATGCCCTTGCCACAGCCGCTGTTCTATTCGCCATCTACGTCATCTTCAACATATTTCATGGCCCCACCGCCACCTCCAAGCTTGGATCGGCTCTACCCCTCGGCACCGGTGAATCGTATTCGATCTCACTCAATTCCATGAAGAATCTGCAGAACAGTGCCGGGAATCCTGTCAGAATTTACCTCTATGATCTCCCCACGAGGTTTACTTATGGAGTCATTCAGCACCATTCATTAGCACGCGGTGGTAAACCGGTTGATGACCTCACCAAGCTCAATTACCCTGGTCATCAACACATGGCGGAGTGGCACCTCTTTAAGGATTTGCTCCGACCCAATTCAGAGCGAACTGGATCGGCTGTGGTTCGGGTTTCGGATCCGGATGATGCTGAATTGTTCTACGTGCCTTTCTTCTCGTCATTAAGTTTGAATGTGAACCCATCTCGGCCGGCAGCGGAACCGGGTCTTGACCCGGTCAGACCGGCTTACAACGATGAGGAGACGCAGGAGGCGTTGGTTGAATGGTTGGAGGCCCAGGAATACTGGAAGAGGAACGATGGGCGAGACCATGTGATCATAGCTTCGGATCCCAATGCGCTGTATAGAGTGATCGATAGTGTTAAGAAGAGTGTTCTACTTGTTTCCGATTTTGGTCGTTTGAGGCGGGACCAGGGATCGCTTGTCAAGGACGTGATTTTGCCATACTCTCATCGAGTTAATATTTACCAGGGAGATATCGGTGTCGAAAATCGCAATACATTGTTGTTCTTCATGGGCGCTCGATACCGCAAAGag ggAGGCAAGGTTCGTGATTTGCTTTTTCAAATACTTGGAAATGAAGATGATGTTACAATTAAACATGGAGTACAATCCAGAGAGAGCCGACGTGCTGCTTCACATGGGATGCACTCATCGAAGTTCTGTCTAAATCCTGCTGGTGATACACCATCAGCCTGtcgtttatttgattccatagTCAGCTTGTGTGTGCCTGTTATTATCAGCGATGAGATTGAGTTGCCTTTTGAAGATGTTATAGACTACAGGAAGATTGCTATATTTGTTGAAACCACTGTGGCTTTGAAACCGGGGTTCTTAGTGTCAATGCTGAGAACAATAACCACTGAAAGAATTCTAGAATATCAGAAAGAGTTGAAAGAG GTGAAGCATTATTTTGATTATGGAAGTGGAACAGTGAATGAGATCTGGCGTCAGGTGGCACAAAAAGTACCTTTGATTAAATTGATGATTAACCGTGATAAAAGGTTTGTCAAAAGGAATTTGACTGAACCAGATTGCTCATGTCTCTGCTCAAACCAGACTGGCATTCTAACGAGCTATTGA
- the LOC115719924 gene encoding uncharacterized protein LOC115719924 yields MEGDQATMTYRPLYTTLANIKQEPGESLQDYFKHLNVEVTKVEKAPKSSLVCMLITGVLPRTNFWKELQARRPESLVEFFAMAEPHKRIENSLAELEKGKDKHKSPVPRSRSCSPRGKNSRGRSPRRRSPRRQQSPKLAKSPPKKESSPKRKGGLRFVNYTELAVPRDHIYAIEENNWVFKKPPLIRGNRNERDPKKFCKYHKDIGYTTLECWVLQDEIEELIWRGKFSKYKRNGEDHPRADDKEENQGASGSRTPYNILTIIGGPHITKDSRKSQERYAKEAKEKSLTNVNNLNERPEKLFKRVCDDITFMESDARWVHHLHSDALVIVANIGGDNVHRVLVDNGSSVNLLNFQAFKQMGLHEKDLRPVTSSIYGFTGNVITLKGMIKLPITLGTAPVTAKSMADFAQREQLTTFLKQNLDVFGWKHSDRVGISLQVMCHRLNIDPEARGV; encoded by the exons atggaagggGATCAG GCCACGATGACTTATAGGCCGCTCTATACTACTCTGGCTAATATCAAACAAGAACccggtgagtctttacaagactattttaaacATTTAAATGTTGAAGTAACGAAAGTCGAGAAGGCTCCcaagtcttcgcttgtttgtatgTTAATAACAGGTGTCCTGCCAAGAACCAATTTTTGGAAGGAGTTACAAGCCCGAAGACCAGAATCACTAGTCGAGTTCTTCGCtatggccgaacctcataagagaATTGAGAATTCTCTAGCAGAATTGGAAAAAGGCAAGGACAAGCATAAGTCACCAGTGCCGCGATCGCGATCTTGCAGTCCCCGAGGGAAAAATTCCAGAGGtcgaagcccaagaagacgcagCCCACGGAGACAGCAAAGCCCAAAGTTGGCCAAAtctcctccaaagaaggagTCTTCGCCGAAAAGGAAAGGTGGACTGCGCTTCGTGAACTATACAGAACTCGCGGTGCCACGAGACCACATCTACGCAATTGAGGAAAATAATtgggtcttcaagaagccgcccctgATCAGGGGAAACCGCAACGAAAGGGACCCCAAGAAATTTTGTAAGTACCATAAAGATATTGGTTACACTACTCtggaatgttgggtcttgcaggatgagaTCGAAGAATTGATCTGGAGGGGAAAATTTAGCAAGTATAAAAGGAATGGGGAAGATCATCCCCGAGCGGATGACAAAGAAGAAAACCAAGGCGCCAGTGGCTCGAGAACACCTTACAATATATTAACAATCATTGGAGGGCCCCATATCACAAAAGACTCCCGGAAGTCACAAGAGCGATATGCCAAGGAAGCTAAAGAGAAGTCGCTCACCAACGTAAACAATCTCAATGAGCGGCcagagaaattatttaaaagagTATGTGACGACATCACGTTCatggagagtgatgcgagatgggtccatcacctGCATTCTGATGCACTGGTCATTGTCGCTAATATTGGCGGAGACAATGTCCACCGTGTACTCGTAGACAATGGAAGTTCAGTGAATCTCTTGAACTTTCAAGCcttcaaacaaatggggttgcatGAGAAGGATCTGCGACCTGTAACGTCGAGTATATATGGTTTTACCGGCAACGTCATTACACTGAAAGGGATGATTAAACTCCCGATTACCTTGGGAACTGCCCCCGTAACAGCCAAGTCAATGGCTGACTTCGCG CAGCGAGAACAACTAACGACTTTTCTcaaacaaaatcttgatgtttttggttggaaacattcagataggGTCGGAATATCTCtgcaggtcatgtgtcatcgattgaacattgaccccgaagcgCGAGGTGTCTGA